In Hemibagrus wyckioides isolate EC202008001 linkage group LG16, SWU_Hwy_1.0, whole genome shotgun sequence, the sequence GTGATTGGTCCGATGAGGACAGGATGTTGGTGAGGGGAGCCACGCAGTTTGCTGGAATGATCAGACCTGGGTGGAGAAGggtgtggcaaaaaaaaataaagcatcagCATCAACTCAGGGGACACAAAAGGATGTCAGGATTACAAAATGTCCAGCTCACTCACCTACTATTCGTTGTCCATCCTCTGTTCTCAAACGGACAATCTGCATCTTCATGTTGCTTCCGCTGACTGAGGCCAAGACGCCCTCTACTTTGGTCCACACACTGAGCACGGAGCCACATAGGACGTAGTATGTCCTGCAGCGCAGCCCTATTTCACACTGCAGCCCCACCGATGCCTTCTTACAGTTCCCTCGCCTGTATAAGCACCAGATCTTGTTAATACACTTATTACAAAAAAAGGCCAGATggtaaaactgtaaaaatgacACTCACCAATAGGCATGAGAGCAAACATCCGCTGAAGATCTATACTGATCTATCCAGCACTGCTTAGCCTCATCTGAAACAACCTATTTATTTAaaaggtagaaaaaaaaaaaagaataaattgaAAAGCATGCCAATCAGTCTTTCATGCCAAAAATTGTTTGCAAATGTTTTGATACATGAATTGGCAGGAGAAATGACCTTTTTGCATCGCTTCCGTATATCTGCATATGTCTCCAGTTTGAGCTGTTTTCCCGTATTTGGTCTGTACACCATGAATAGTCTCTTTTTGGTGTTGACTTCTTTGACCATGATGGCTATTTTCTTGTTATTCCGTACCTAATTTatcaacaaacaaaaatcagtGCACAAGAACTTGTTTATGCATCAGGAAGAAATGGGtaagtgagtgattagtgttacaaaGGAAGATACCGCTGCTCTCACCTGCACGTAGAAGCCATCTTCTGGTCCGTTCTGTTCTGCCCAGATATGTGTAGCGTCCTCCCATGACATACCCCTCTCCACACTAACCTGATGGGCAACAACAATCTGTTATCATCTTCAGGTAATCAGCCAAGGAAACTGTTATCACCTTCTAACAGCTGCCAGTGTGTATGATATACTGTGAGGtttgtatactgtgtgtatatacttaCTGTATAAAGTTCAACATGGCCTGATGTGGAGTAACCTGGTGTCAGGAACTTTTTCGCATCAATCTTTTTAACCTTCTCATCCCCAGAGCCCAAATCTGCAAAGAAGGGTTTCAGAAATAAAGCCATAGTATTTTGTCAAATCAAACTCACTTCAGAAACAGCTTTTGAATTTTTCTTACCCAGAATTCCCATATCATATCTCCCATTCTTTTTGGCATTCTGTATGACAGCATTCAAAGTGTCAGAGAAATACTGGAAGAGGGCATTCTGCTGCTGGACCTCCATGCCAAGGATCCGGTTTAAGAATTTTCCAATGTTGTTgtagtcttttttttaaaaaaaaaaaaaaaaaaaatgcggTTTTAGTAACAGTATAATACATTTTGTGCTGGATTTATGTACAactcaaacattaaaaaaaaaaccctcagacTTACCCTTATCCAGTGAGAGAACACCAGACCTATCCTCCACATTAATCAGCCCCACACCAATTAAACCATTGCGGATTTCTGTGGACATTCAAATTAGTTCAATTCCATCCACCTGTGCTTAACAGCTTAGTTTTgtcttttctatttatttaaaacattgtCTACTTaaagcatttattaaaaaattgctACTTACCTTTAAAGAAATCCCCTTCGAAATGAGCCGGGGGAGAGACCAAGGGAGCATCCAAGTTGACAATGGACTTCATAACAATCTCAAGAGCATTTCTGCCATACTATAAAACAAGAACCAGGTCAGTCCAAGGTCAAACAtgatcaaaatatttttttttaaggtaaaTGATCTCTTACTTTGTTGTCAAAGTTGAATCGACTGAGGTCCCTTGTCTCTGTTGCTCTTCGGTCTCCATGTGTGAGAGCACCCTGTGAAAAAGtacatttgttaaaaaaaataaaataaaataaagtgtaatactatatataaatgtataaaaggatTGGCATTTACCAAGCTCTCAAGTCTTTTGGCAACAATGGAGGCAAATCTTTGTTCCCCAGCAAGTTCCGATATCAGGAACACATACTCGGGAGCAGTGACCTGGTTAGATCTGTGTGTTCTACCTGTAGGGTACAGGTAATTGAATAAAAAGCTTTAATAGACTTCACAGCCATTATAAAGATATTTCACAGATTCTTGTAATCATGTTCTAAAACAAAGCAAATTGAAAAGTACTGACCAAACTGCTGAATAGCCCGGTCTGCACTCCATGGCAGCTCTAAAGTCATGTGCACCCTTCTCCTCTGGTTCTTCACTCGACGGTCTGCTTGCAGTGAAATACCAGAGCTGGCTGCCTCTGAGATTATAGCAATGTTCTGAAAAGAAAAGTGACTTTAGTGCCAATTCATGACTCTTGCAAcgatttgaaaaagaaaatatttcaacatACCTTGTCTCCATCCATGAACCGCTGCTTCTCTGTGAGGTTCAGGATTTCTACAGGAACATCCAGTTCTGATCTTGATTCGTAGGAGATGCTGCCATCGTCATTGCTGACTACTCTGCCTTTGCGTCCAGtcatctacaaaacacatgGGTTGTGTAAATGACAAAGGACTAATACAAGAATAAAGATGTCAAACACTTAATGTCAAGGAAATCATTCCTTTTTTAAAGTCTACAGTACAGCGATACCACACTACATGAAAACGTACCTCTGCCACATTTTCAGGGCCTCCTAACTCATCAATAAGCTCATCCAGTGTGTTTGGTGGCAGATCCTCAGCCAGTTTCTCGAGCTGCTCTAACAGCTCCCTCTTCATCTGCTGGGCATCCTCCACTGCGTCATTACTGGTCACACAGCTACTTTCTTCAGGTTCACTTTTAGCTGTGATAAAATGACACCAGTTGAAATGCAAGCCTCAAGGAAATACCCCAGCATGTTTCAAACAAGGGATGCACAAAATGCACCATGCTAGAAAGCTGTTGGACATTGTAATGAAGGTTTAAAATTTTGccttaatgttaaaaaaaaaatccttttgcaCATATTACACCTACGACTCAACATGTGGCATCAAGGACTCCACCAAGGTTATTTCATTTTTCCGGTCTAATCAAGCAAGTTCCTGCACTACCTATTCACTACCCATGTTCTCTATGGAGAGGATTATATAATTGCTTTATACATGCTATGTAGTGCATGCATTTGACGAATGAGTCACCCGAAAATGTGTCAAGTTTATCATCATAAAAGCGCATCTCTGACATATTTGCATGACTAACATTCATTGCAATGTTTTCTTCCTCACTTACGTTCTCAATCCCTACCGTTTTACCGATCAGCACTTTGCACATTTTCAACCCAAATGCCAACAAAAGTGGTGTGTATTGCTGTTCATGTGCATCACTGATTGTGTAGCCCTACTTGAAGAAACCTTCCATGCACCACATCAGAGGTGTATGAGAAATATTATCACAACAAGTCCATCACCTTTCCCTAAAGCTATAAAGATTTTCCATTATCTATGTGCAATCATACCTATTCCATTTTACTACCCCCCCCCAATATATGGAAGCATAAAGGGTTGAACATTATTTTGCATGCATATAAAACATAGTAGAATACAGAAGtacatacataaaataaaaaacactcaaACAAGATGCACTTAAAAACATGTCTAACCACCCACCAGGAGCAACAGTGTTGTTTGATGTCGGTTTTACAACAGGTGTTGTGAAAGCAGGCCTGGTCGAACCAAGCCCAGAGGCTAACAAGGCACTATGAATGGAATCTGGGTCTatgctctttttcttcttcttgttcttcttttccTTGCTCTTTTTAGAGTCTTTACGGATTAGCCAAGGATCTACAAGCAAAAATACGTACATATATTACAGTAGATTAGTCACAGTTTTCGTTAAAACACCCGTTAAAAGAGAATCCACACCCGGGTACCTACCATCTTCTTCATCCTCACTGGAATCATCCTTGAAGGGGTTgaaatcatcttcatcatcatcatctcctgagCTGACCGAGTCAAAGCTATTGTCACTGTCGTCTTTGTCAGAGTCTTCCGAATTGCTCTCATCCGAACTGCTGCCTGAAAGCCCTCCAGATTTCCGGGACTTTTTTGCTCCTTTTTTAACCTCTGCACCTGCAGGGGCAttaggaggggaaaaaaaaataaaccaaaaactGAAAGGTTTTTGAAAGCATTTCCACTTGGACACCCTTTATTAGAATCTGGTGCAAACAACAaggtaataaaatataaagtttgTCTGGAGGGTAGTCAGGGTGTTCAGATATGTACCTTTCCTCTTTTTCCCCTTCTGCTCCTCCTTGGTTTCTGCTGGTGAAGGTGTTTTCTTTGCAGACAGATCAATACCCAGTAAGCTGAAGagcttctgtctgtctggagCAGGGAAGTGCTTTTCCACCAATGACTGCAGGACACCCCTTTAGATTAAAAGACAAACCTTGTTATTATAATCCTCACTGAAAACAAGGGGATTTCTGAGTTCTAGAAAATGTCCAATTTATCTTTCTCCCCAATAtagctaaattattattatacacattgTGAAATTTGAGTTGTCAGTATGTTAGAGACACCATGAGACTGGTGCACAGTGAGAACATGATACATGCCCACTTCAGTTACAAACAGGCTATAAAAGGTGTAAAACCACAAAAACCTCTCCAATAATACAACAGAGGCAGCTGTAGCATTTACAAAATTTTGACCCCTCTCTACAATGGCAGCTATGCTTTTCTGCTTTCTCAGCTGGAGCAGTGTTTAGAGTGACCACAAATAAAAATCTACCCTAGAGAAAAAGCCAGATCATTTATATGGAGAAGTAACTATCACTGGGAATTGGGAATTGATAGAAAATAAGGCAGCTGGGCTTATGGACAATGTGCTTCATTTTTAAGCACCAGTCATACTGGTTTGTTTCCATGCCGTTACTAGTCACccaaaactgcccctttcacaCAGTGACAGTACTGTCAAATTGCACAGATCACATGATCAGTCTTTGCTAAAGAAAACAAGACTGGAAGGATGCGATAGGGAAAATTAAATTTGGTTAACTGTGTCTCATATGTTTGACATTTCTTTATCATATAGCACAAGGATATGCTGCATTTCCATTTGGTTATTTGATATTCTGGTTTCATATCTATATtggaagtgtttaaaaaatatttttataatatagtgATACTCTGATCTACACATTAAATAAGCTTTCACACTCAGCTGGTTGCTTAGAAAGCCAATGGAACTTTTTTCCAAGCACACATTACAGCTTTCGGTACTCACTAAAGGACATCTGAACATCATGGAATACACTAACTGCCAAACTACATTTCTACTGACCAAGTTCATCCTTTTTTAGCTACAGTTTATCCACACTCTAAGACACTGTAATGCGTGCATCATCACTGAATGTTCCTCAAATATTTTCAATGCTGAACTAGTTGACAGTCCCTGAATTCATTAAACAGTACTGCTTTAGATCATACAGCAGTCCAATTGCAGCAATTGTGCTACACAGTCGTTTCTGTTTCGAACTTTGTCCATCAAAAGTTTTGCATAAAATGCTAGGAGCAAAGTGTATTAACTGAAGTAGAAAATCAATGAGCACAGAAAACATTTCTTGACACCTTTGTGTTTGTGGCAGTACACTCAAAGTGCTAGAAATCCATGCCGGAATGCAATTTTTCATTCCTTTttagtaagcactttatcctggtcagtgtcacagtggatccagagGCGCTCCCCCTGATTCTATGAGGTACCTGCTGCCACAATCCACAGGATGAGAATTCATATTAAGAATATGTGAAAATTCAACACAAGGTATTCTACCTTGTAACACAAAGCAGAACAAACATTCCCCAACCACAGGAGTTTTCCAACTGCTCCAACAAGAATTTTCCACCCCCAAGTAGAAATGACAAGAGGAAGTAACAAGTAATCTTCCCTTTTCTGGGTCTGGTTTTGtgtgaatattttaaaaaagatgaAGACTCACTTTGCAGTAGAGACAAAATCATTGAGCTCGCCTCCACCTTCCTCCAAGGCCTCGAGTGTTCGGGCTTCACCAGTTGACTGCAGGCCAATGACCACAcactgaagaggaggaggaaataaATTTGGGAACCTTAATAAATTATGGCTGACTCAGCGATTGGATTTGCACACCTGAACAAAAGCATCAAACCTAACCTTTCCATTCTTTACTTCCTCTCGGGCAAGCTGCACCACTCTGCGCACTTTTGAAGCGATACACAGGTATTTAAAGAACCTCTGGTGTGCGGACCAGAACTGTCCCCACATTGACTTTTTCATGCGCTGTTCGGCGTCCATCAAGTTGGCTGCTTGTTGGAATTTCTCCCTCGCACTCACCCACTGAAACAGGATGGaatgaaaaattaatttaaaaaaaaaaaaaaaaaaaaaatattcacacacaattCCAACCTCCTTTTTTCTTAGATAGTAATATTTTCCAAGAACCAAGGACAGATACGTCGGTGTACATACCAGACGGACTGACTTGTTATACATTTTGATGTAGTTTTGCGTCAGAGGAACTTCCTCAATCTTAAATGTCACACCCTGGAAGCTCAGCTGTCGAGCAATGTACATTCCTCTCAATTTCATATCCATGGCAACAATTTCCATGGCACCAACACCTCTAGAATAATCCAACACAAAGGCAACatattaagagagagagagagagatatcgaACATATGGAAAGCCACATTATCCAGAGTGAAATAACTGACCTTCTTTCAACAGCTTGAATAAAATTAGAAAATTCTTTAAAAGGCGTTCCTTCCCCCCAGATCCCAAGACGATTCATGTAAGCCATGTTCCGAGGCTCAGAAGCTCctacacaaaacaataaatgaGAACACAGCCAAAACCACATTTAGGTTTAAATACAGAGAAGACTTATTTGGGCACAAACCTGTAGCACTGGCATAGACAACACGTGCTCTTGGTAGTTTGTTCTGGAGCTCGAGAACAGCCAGTCCAGTCTTTGTGGGTTTCGAGGACCCAATTGGGCaaacatttttggctttgtgaCATTCATCAAAGATTATCTGGAAAGCTCAGTTAAGGGAAGTAGCTGGACAGTATTTAAAGGCTCACTAATGTGTTAATGTAGCAGATAAGAAACATGTAgatatcatttttttccatctttaaaaaaaaaaaaaaaaacagcaaataaaatTATGCCTGAAAGGATACCACACCATCAAAATCATCCCCACACCAATGGAGTAATTGTTTGAATCTAGTCTTATACTTTCCACCCGTTTGGCTCTCTCCAATCAGGGACGAGTATGTAGCAAAGATCACACCTTTTTTCACGCTTCCGTTGTGTTTTGATGAAATCTTTCCATATTTGAACTTGGGAGCAAAAccaaaaatgattaaaagtttcaCAGTAAATATGGACAGAGACAAATACTACAGATCAAACGCTTTCAGTACCTTGTTTAAAGAATGGACCTGGATGTTCTTTGCACCAATATCTCTCAAATCCCTCTCTGCGTCATACTTCAAGTCGTTCGAGACGCTAAACCTGCAAAgtagaaaaaggaaataaaaagcattgAGAAACACTCCCATGATGAAATATTCATATGAATACAGATGTCACActttaaagcattaaaaatacAATCTGTCGTACACATCAGGTACTGCTTCAGGATCTACTAAATGTTAATGTAGCCTTTACATGGATCAAAAAATGAGTGAGAGGTTACATTACCAGAGAGATCTTTTCCTGCCCAGAAGATAATTTTCATATATGATTCCAGCAATAGTTCTTCCCTTTCCTACACCAGCACCGTCACCGATCAGGTAAGCTGCTCTGTCTCGATTTGGAAGGAATGTCTCATGTTGCTGTAAAGTCATGACAGAACATTTATGTTCTTATCactatttctttctacattgaaTAGCTgtactttaaaaacaaataaatccatGTTAAATATGTTTGCTGCATTATACATAAAATTGCATCTCAAACTCAAAGCACGCCCACCGAACACTGCCATCTGCCTCATTTCACTCAAGCTCACACCAACTCGCAAATAACATTCAGAACAGTCCATAGTACCTACTGCCATTTCACATTAGATCCACAATACCAAAATTCACACCACACCTGTAGCTTGGGATGACTATTGTTTACCAGGCGACCAGTAGGCCTAATATAGACAAGTTCTATATTTGTTTCACTAGAGTTGTCTTTTCCATGAAACAAAGTAAACAGTTACAGTAAAGGATCACCAAAGTAAAGTTACCAAAGTGTCAATTATATTAGAGACTTCAGATTTTTAACAAAGTTGGTCACATATCTAGGAAATCATTTTACTTTAGAATCACCCAGATTCTGTTCTACTTCTATGTCAATCAACAATATCCATCATCATATGATAATAAATGAACAGCCTTAGTTTATGGCCCATCGAAGAAAGTCTGACAAAAAATACCGAAGAGGTCCAGACAGAATTTGAGTTAGACACCCCCTGGCTTAAATATTTCACCCATGCATTTGTGAATACAAACCTGACAGGCATATGTAATGGCTTCAAGCTGAAGAGCAGATAGCCAGCCTCTGTCGATTGTCTCCTCTGGAATGGAAAGTCTGTACCACACATTAGGAGGGCTGACACTTGAGAGGGAGCTGGTCTCCACCACAGGATCAGGATGTCGCTCTCCTATTTTCACTACGGGCAAACAAAAAGAATTTTGATAAAGCCTTTCTACAAGATAAACAAGACACTGCAACCTCTCAGTACCACACACAACCCACTCAGAGGGAAACTTGAAACCGAGTCGCCTAGATCTATTTAATTTAACGCTGTGTGCGCATTTCCTTGTGCTGCTCTTACTTACATTTCATTGGCATGTATTCAGCATATGTTTCTGCGTGACctaactcctcctcctcttcctcctctggctcctcctcctccttcattcCAGGTAACTtcttaaaacaaaacatacagatTAATCCGGGAACAAGCCCAAGACAAGGAGTGCATAtagcactgattaaaaaaaatccttacatTTACAGGTGAAAAGCTCCGCATTTTGATTTCTTCATTGGCCCAGATTCTGGCGACATCTTTGCTCGACACCTCTTTCTTCACACCATTGTTTACCTCCACtgtaagaaataaagaacaaacaTGCTGAAACAGGACAACAGAGTAGCCCACATTTTTCAACAGCTGGACACAACTACACCAAGAGTGATCCCCACCGCAgttgtgaacacacacagcaaataaaATGAACCTTCATTTAAAACCCTAAGCCTACCTGGTTTAttcatcaactttgaggagagcAAAATAATCTCTGAAATGGGAGAGCATGGTCAGTAATGTAGAAACAATCAGACCAGCAGAATTTCTCAAATAGTACATGTCAACATCAACAATTTATACAGGGATTTAAGTAACAAGTTTGTGCACAAAAATTAATCAGATcttcaaatacattttaaaatgtacttgTCTGTTACGATATGTGGTATATTAGgaacatttgttttaaaacagaTCAAACTGCCAGTGAACCTACCTTTCTTCTTTTGACAAGAGTACAGCACACTTGTACTTTGGTAGTTTATTACATTGCACTGGCCTGTATGAATGTTACCAGAAATTTATAATAGCCAATTTTTCCCCCAGTGAGCTTAATGCAGAGTATTTGTATGGGAGTAAAAAAATGCTACCTGCTGAGATAGTGCTGCTCTCTGCATCAATATATGCTTTTTCCTATTTTCGTTCTGACTTCATGTGGACAAATATTCAAGTCTGTCTATTTTCACTCAGCTGACTTAACTGCAAACTGACTGCATGTAGTAAACAGGAGAGCTACACAAGTGTGACTttgtcaaacttttttttttgttcagtgtgttactcCTTCAGTCatgtagataaaataaaaaaaataaaaaataaaataaaacacacgcTGTATGCACAGAAGGACTCACTTGTGCCTGTGGCTGTAGCAACAGGCTGCACAATATCAGGTGGAGGCTTCAGCTTCATAAGTTCACCGAGGCTGTTTGTCTTCACACCGCTAGTCCGGAGCAGGTCCTTCAGCTTAATCTGCTCCCGAGTCTGTGGGACCACACTGCACACGGCGGCAGTAttggaggatgaggaagagctTCGCTGAGCTGACGATGTCTGCACCACCTTGGTTACTGTGATGGTCTGTCTGGAGGAGGTCCCCACTGAGGGCTTTGTGACCACGATGGTTCCCAGTGATGGCAGTTGATTCAGTTGATTTAAGACGAATGTGGTCGTTGAGGGCTGAGGCTTCTGCTTTAAAAGGGAATAATACAAGTGTGGGCAATTTATTAACACTGTGGCAAAAGAATCTGTAAATGAAATAAGGAGTTATCACAATGTcagaaattattatttacaagCAAAATCAAGGACTTACTCGGATTGTGACTGTAGGTGTGGGTGGCACAGCAGGTTCAATTGCAACAATTCCAGCTGCTTCACTACCGAGACCAATGTCAAGGGCAGTCTTCGATACTGACTGAAAGAGACAaagcaaaaattaaaaaaaaaaaaaaaaaaaaatcaatttaccATCTTATTTTCCAATGACATGCGATGCAAACTACCCCACGTATCccacaaaataaaaatccctACGTACTTACAAACATACAAATTACCAAATAATTTCATGACGACAACAGGAGACCTTCACTAAATGGATTTGTTTACCTGTTGAGAGGCAGGGGACTGAGCAGTGTCCTGAGAATCAATGTCAAAAAGGTCATTTGGGCAGATTCCACTTTCGCTAAGGGCTGCAAGAAGCAAATCTTGTCCTGGATCCATCGTCtgaaaaaacattcaaaacagTAACAGTTAACATACACTGTAATTACTTAAACTCCACGTGCTCAAATAACTGGCAGGAAAACTTTCTGGTTGAACATGAGGTTTGCTGTTGGAAAGACAAAGGCAACGCTAGTTACTATGGATCGCACAAATAAtgttccacaacacacacacacacacacacacagtcctagCCATTACACACGGGTTTTGTTGCTATGACAAATGACAGAAGATCGTTTAAATGCGTTGCTGCTTTATTGAAACGTGTTTTGTTGAATTATATCAGTATAACAAAACTTCTAGTAATAAGCTCACAGAAACAATCCAGCTTCACCAGAGCATGCACCTTTGCACGTGTTTGCTCAAACTCCCCCAGCTAGCCACTACTTCCTGGTCTGACTGTGCTTTTTGGCACACCAAGCCGCGGCAACCGGCTAAAAGGTTGTGTACATTATTAATTAAACGATAGAGGCATAAAATAACCAGCAAGCGCAATCACTCACTAAGTTACATTTATACAGGCCTCTCCTAGACACGCGGTAAAGAAATAATAACAGCTAGCTAGCTGTATTATATCCGAGTGCGCTAGTAACTGTAAGCACTGGGGAAACGTAAGCTAACCCAATCACTTTCATTTTAAGGGTGGCGCTATCTAAGTCCTATACATTTGAACAACGTAGCTACATATATgacatatacataaataatattacCAGTGCTGGTTTTCTAGTAATATGACGACTCCAGCAATCCCACCTTGACTTTAAACGGCTCTGTAACGAAGGCAGCCAAGCCTCGAGTTCTGAAGTTCACGCGCTAGCTTGCTAACATTCATTTCACTGGCGACCTCCTGCCCGTAAACTTTGAAAGACGAACAACGGTTTAGACGGATCCGATTTTGTAATAACTCAGTTAAATCAATTTAACTGAGGGGGGGGGAACCCACGgcactaaaaaaaatacacagacacCATTCTCAAGTACCGTTATGCTAATAGTGCTAAGTGGTTAGCAAAACACTCTCGTGCTCTGTCACCCAGCAAGTTGTCGAGCTGTCTGTCCAGCCAGTCGTTACGTTAAGAGGAAAATAAGACTTTGTACTTCGTAGTGACAGTTTTTCGGtgggaaaatggaaaaaatagagATTTATGGTGGAAAATACACAACATTTGTGAAGCAGGACGCTGACAAAATGCACTTACTCAACGATTTCCAGGGACCTCGAGTGTCGCGGCGGTTTGAAGGATGTTGCCCCTTCGCTTCGCTTGTTTTCTAACCATCCGCCGCCATCTTTACCAAACGGCAAGAATCGCGTGGAGGTCACGTGATTTTCcaccagaaagaaagaacatttcGACGCCAGATTTTCGTCGCTGTAGCGGCGCCAACGGCACGCAAACGCGCATTAAGTGGAAACGCACCGAAACTAACCATTAAATGTTCAACATCTGCCATATTAATAGTAGTTTTAAGCAAAAAAGTTGACAGAGAAGGAGAGCGCTAAACCCGCATCACGTGACCAGCCGTCGCAACACGAGGAAGTG encodes:
- the sbno1 gene encoding protein strawberry notch homolog 1 isoform X2, which gives rise to MDPGQDLLLAALSESGICPNDLFDIDSQDTAQSPASQQSVSKTALDIGLGSEAAGIVAIEPAVPPTPTVTIRQKPQPSTTTFVLNQLNQLPSLGTIVVTKPSVGTSSRQTITVTKVVQTSSAQRSSSSSSNTAAVCSVVPQTREQIKLKDLLRTSGVKTNSLGELMKLKPPPDIVQPVATATGTKIILLSSKLMNKPVEVNNGVKKEVSSKDVARIWANEEIKMRSFSPVNLPGMKEEEEPEEEEEEELGHAETYAEYMPMKLKIGERHPDPVVETSSLSSVSPPNVWYRLSIPEETIDRGWLSALQLEAITYACQQHETFLPNRDRAAYLIGDGAGVGKGRTIAGIIYENYLLGRKRSLWFSVSNDLKYDAERDLRDIGAKNIQVHSLNKFKYGKISSKHNGSVKKGVIFATYSSLIGESQTGGKYKTRFKQLLHWCGDDFDGVIIFDECHKAKNVCPIGSSKPTKTGLAVLELQNKLPRARVVYASATGASEPRNMAYMNRLGIWGEGTPFKEFSNFIQAVERRGVGAMEIVAMDMKLRGMYIARQLSFQGVTFKIEEVPLTQNYIKMYNKSVRLWVSAREKFQQAANLMDAEQRMKKSMWGQFWSAHQRFFKYLCIASKVRRVVQLAREEVKNGKCVVIGLQSTGEARTLEALEEGGGELNDFVSTAKGVLQSLVEKHFPAPDRQKLFSLLGIDLSAKKTPSPAETKEEQKGKKRKGAEVKKGAKKSRKSGGLSGSSSDESNSEDSDKDDSDNSFDSVSSGDDDDEDDFNPFKDDSSEDEEDDPWLIRKDSKKSKEKKNKKKKKSIDPDSIHSALLASGLGSTRPAFTTPVVKPTSNNTVAPAKSEPEESSCVTSNDAVEDAQQMKRELLEQLEKLAEDLPPNTLDELIDELGGPENVAEMTGRKGRVVSNDDGSISYESRSELDVPVEILNLTEKQRFMDGDKNIAIISEAASSGISLQADRRVKNQRRRVHMTLELPWSADRAIQQFGRTHRSNQVTAPEYVFLISELAGEQRFASIVAKRLESLGALTHGDRRATETRDLSRFNFDNKYGRNALEIVMKSIVNLDAPLVSPPAHFEGDFFKEIRNGLIGVGLINVEDRSGVLSLDKDYNNIGKFLNRILGMEVQQQNALFQYFSDTLNAVIQNAKKNGRYDMGILDLGSGDEKVKKIDAKKFLTPGYSTSGHVELYTVSVERGMSWEDATHIWAEQNGPEDGFYVQVRNNKKIAIMVKEVNTKKRLFMVYRPNTGKQLKLETYADIRKRCKKVVSDEAKQCWIDQYRSSADVCSHAYWRGNCKKASVGLQCEIGLRCRTYYVLCGSVLSVWTKVEGVLASVSGSNMKMQIVRLRTEDGQRIVGLIIPANCVAPLTNILSSSDQSQQLAVQQQQMWQQLHPQSLSHSFNT